The Rhododendron vialii isolate Sample 1 chromosome 5a, ASM3025357v1 genome contains a region encoding:
- the LOC131325402 gene encoding IQ domain-containing protein IQM1-like isoform X1, producing the protein MGLSLSLLPSAWQEIVRQWFFCLAHDIELTYKGQEMTLRTNSFKQTDSETGFDMKSSKNSINLKNCEPMKVMLETTLSFKNLVQDIRNSGLNKEVDGSIDKSVPSISLPEPAILFSPRPVSELDAAAVTLQKVYKSYRTRRNLADCAVVVEELWWKALDFAALRQSSVSFFSVEKHETAGSRWARARTRAAKVGKGLSKDEKAQKLALQHWLEAIDPRHRYGHNLHLYYDIWFDSESTQPFFYWLDVGDGKEVNLESCPRVDLQRQCIKYLGPKEREAYEVIVEDGKLVSKQTGSFIETTEGSKWIFVLSTSRTLYVGQKKKGVFQHSSFLSGGATTAAGRLVAHAGVLEAIWPYSGHYHPTEENFQEFISFLQEHNVDLTNVKRCAIDDDYPSFRDSSEEPKPDPVTSLALNTQSEEDTTNNSYADVAVEEASITTDHQEQEDTEPVDANVPAPFDFAKRLSCKWSTGTGPRIGCVRDYPTELQFRALEQVNLSPRIASPGFGYYGPIPSPRPSPKVRLSPRLAYMGVPSPRTPVPTAS; encoded by the exons AGAGATGACATTGAGGACCAATAGCTTCAAGCAAACAGATTCAGAAACTGGTTTTGATATGAAAAGTTCCAAGAATTCTATAAACCTGAAGAATTGTGAACCCATGAAAGTAATGCTCGAAACAACTCTTTCGTTCAAGAATCTAGTCCAAGACATAAGGAATTCGGGTTTGAACAAGGAAGTTGATGGTTCTATTGATAAGTCAGTGCCCTCAATTTCGCTTCCTGAACCAGCGATACTGTTTTCGCCAAGACCTGTTAGTGAGCTTGATGCTGCTGCAGTTACGCTTCAGAAAGTTTATAAGAGTTACCGAACGCGAAGAAATCTTGCCGATTGTGCAGTTGTGGTTGAAGAGCTGTG GTGGAAAGCATTAGATTTTGCTGCTCTCAGACAGAGCTCCGTGTCGTTCTTTAGCGTTGAGAAACATGAAACAGCTGGTTCGCGATGGGCTAGGGCGAGGACAAGAGCTGCCAAG GTGGGAAAAGGATTGTCCAAGGATGAGAAAGCTCAAAAACTAGCCCTTCAACACTGGCTTGAAGCT ATTGATCCACGACATCGGTATGGGCACAATTTGCATCTGTACTACGATATCTGGTTTGATAGTGAGAGCACTCAGCCTTTCTTCTACTG GTTGGATGTGGGCGATGGCAAAGAAGTAAATCTGGAGTCCTGCCCAAGGGTCGATCTACAGCGCCAATGCATCAAATACCTTGGACCG aaagaaagggaagcttATGAAGTAATTGTTGAAGATGGGAAGCTTGTATCTAAACAAACTGGTTCGTTTATTGAAACCACAGAGGGTTCAAAGTGGATTTTTGTTCTAAGCACATCGAGGACTTTGTATGTGGGGCAGAAGAAGAAAGGTGTGTTTCAGCATTCGAGTTTTCTTTCCGGTGGAGCAACCACCGCGGCTGGAAGATTAGTTGCTCATGCTGGGGTTCTTGAG GCTATATGGCCATACAGTGGTCACTATCACCCTACAGAAGAGAATTTCCAGGAATTCATTAGCTTCCTTCAAGAGCACAATGTAGACCTCACAAATGTCAAG AGGTGTGCAATCGACGATGACTATCCTTCATTCAGGGATTCTTCCGAGGAACCAAAGCCTGATCCAGTAACAAGCCTTGCTCTGAATACCCAATCTGAAGAAGATACAACAAACAACTCTTATGCTGATGTTGCGGTTGAGGAAGCATCAATCACAACCGatcatcaagaacaagaagacaCGGAACCCGTTGATGCCAATGTGCCGGCACCGTTTGACTTTGCCAAACGGTTGTCGTGTAAGTGGAGCACAGGAACTGGGCCACGCATTGGTTGTGTCCGGGACTACCCAACGGAGCTACAATTCCGAGCACTCGAACAAGTTAACCTTTCACCCCGAATCGCTTCTCCAGGGTTTGGATATTACGGCCCAATCCCTTCTCCAAGGCCCAGCCCAAAGGTTAGGCTTTCTCCCAGACTAGCATACATGGGAGTCCCAAGTCCAAGGACCCCTGTTCCTACTGCAAGCTAA